A stretch of DNA from Desulfovibrio sp. Huiquan2017:
AGGTCCTGCTCAACCGCGACCCGCAGGCCGCCAGCTACATCGATAAGTTCTCGGGTTGGGTTGGCGGGGGCGGGGCCCAGGCCGCATCAGCCCAGGCCGCGCCCTCCGGGACCGCCTCCATGCCGCCGGTCCAGGCCGCGGTGGTCAAGGGCGACAAGGACAACGTGGTCGGGCTGGTGGAGACCGAACTGGGCAAGGGCATGTCCGCCATGGACATCGTCAACGACCTGCTTATCCCCGGCATCCTCGTGGTCGGCGACAAATATGAGACCAAGGAATACTTCCTGCCCCAACTCCTGCAATCCGCCGAGACCATGCAGGCCGCCTTCCAGCGTCTCAAACCGCTGCTGGAGGAGGACGGCGGGGCGGGCGCGCGCCCGGTCATCGTCATGGCCACGGTGGAGGGCGACATCCACGACATCGGCAAGAACATCGTCTGCCTGATGCTCAAGAACTACGGCTTCGAGGTCGTGGACCTGGGCAAGGACGTGCCCGCCGCCAAGATCGTGGACGCCGCCGAGCGACACGATGCCGTGCTCATCGGCCTGTCCGCGCTCATGACCACCACCATGGTGCGCATGGAGGACACCGTTCGGCTCGTGGCCGAACGCAATCTCCGCGCCAAAGTCATCATCGGCGGGGCTGTGGTCACCGAGAAATTCTGCAAGGCCATCGGCGCGCACGGCTGGTCCACCGACGCCGTGGCCGCCGTCAAGCTGGCCCAGCGGCTGACGCAGTAGCTTCCGATGGCCGGGGAAGCGGGGGGGCTTTTGAGAAAAAGATTCCCTTCCCGTTTCCGCCGGACCTTCCAATTTCTCCATCAAGAGACGACTTGCGCCCCCTACGGACGCCGTCCTTCCGCAATCGTGAGTTGACCGGGGATTGCGGGCGTTTCTATTGGGAGTGCGACTTTGCTACCCCAAGTCGAACATCGAGATGCGTCATGAGAAAATTGAGGTTCGCCGCCGCCCTGCCGAGGCCCGCGCCGCGACAAGATACTTGACCCCGTGGTGGATTTGGGGGAGGGGTGCACGTGCTTTTATTTGGTATTCAACTCTGGTAGAGTGCCCCAAACCCACTCCCGAGGTGCTTCATGAAGAAAATATGGCTCATCACCGCCCTGGCCCTGGGGCTTCTGGCTCTGAGCGCCTGTTCCGGCGAATCCGGCGACGACCCCAAGACCAGCGGCGCGGCCCTGGCCCCCGCCCACGGGACGGCCGCTTCGTCAGGCTCCATCCCCTTCCTGGGCGAATCCGAACTCGATCAATACCTCAAGGCCAACGCGGGCAAACCCACCATGCTCTTTTTCTGGGCCACCTGGTGCCCGTCCTGCAAGCAGCAGATCCCCGAACTGGCGGAACTGCAAAAGACCAGGGGCGACGGGATCAACGTCATCGCCCTGTCCGTGGACGAGAACGAGGACGCCCTCAAGCGGTATCTGGACAAGCACCCCCTGGGCGTGCCCGTCTACTGGGGCGACCAGGCCCTGGCCCGCAAGTTCCGGGTGGAGGCCATCCCCACCCTGGTCATCTTCGATAAGAACGGCAAACAGATCTTCGCCCAGGCGGGGGTCTTCCCCGGCTCCATGCTCGGTGCCATGGCCGACAACCTCAACCAATAGACAATTATGATTCGCAAAGCACGCATAGGGGACGTCAAGGCCATCCACGGCCTGCTCATGCTCACCGATCAGCATGACGGCCTGGTCCTGCCCCGGTCCTTCAGTCAGCTCTATTCGCACCTGCGCGACTTTCTGGTCGCCCTGGACGACGATGGCACGGTCATCGGCTGTTGCGCCCTGAACATCATCTGGGACAATCTGGCCGAGATCCGATCGCTGGTCGTCATGTCCTCCCACCGGGGCAAGAATCTCGGCCGCACGCTGGTCGAGACCTGTCTGTCCGAGGCCGTCACCTTGGGCATCTACAAGGTCTACACCCTGACCGAGGTGCCCGGCTTCTTCAAGAAGGTCGGCTTCGTGCAGGAGGAAATGGACACCCTGAACCAGAAAATATTCCTGGACTGCCTCAACTGTCCGAGGTTCCCCGACCTCTGCAATGAAGTGGCCATGATCATCAACCTGTAACTCTCGACAAGACCATGGCACATAAACTGACTCCGTTTCTTACCGCCGAACAGATAGCCGGACGCAACGCGGAACTGGGCCGCGAAATCACCGCGTCCTACACTGGCGACAGCCCCCTCGTCTGTATCTGCGTGCTCAAGGGCGCGTTTCTCTTTTTTGCGGATATCATCCGGCGCATCGACCGCGATATTGAAATAGATTTCGTACGATTGGCCAGCTACGGATCGGCCACGGCCAGGTCCGAGGACATCGTTTTTTCCAAGGATCTGGAGATATCCATCGAGGGCAAGGATGTCCTGGTCATCGAGGATATCGTGGACACCGGCCATTCCATGGACTTCCTGCTCCACGTACTCAGGCGCAGAAATCCAAAGAGTTTGAAAATTTGTGCGCTTATTGATAAGCATGAGCGACGGGAAAAAGCCGTGACCGTCGATTTTGCCGGTTTCAAGCTGAGCGACGGATTCATCGTCGGCTATGGCCTGGACTATGACGAACGATACAGGGAGCTGGGCGGTATTTTTGAGCTGTCCACCGACTCTTAGAGCCAACTAACCGGATTTTCTGGAGATCGTGTTATGATCGTCACCTGCCCGAATTGCGAGACCAACTACAACCTGCCCGATGAGAAGATCCCAGCGGGCGGGGCCAAGGTCAAGTGCTCCAAGTGCGCGCACGTGTTCAAGGTCGAATTGCCTCCGCCGTCTCCGGAAGAGGAGTTCGAGGCCCTGCTTGAAGACGAGACCCCGGACGCGGGCGAAGCGTTTGACGAGACTTTCGAGGACGTTGCCGCCGGTGCGGATGCGGCGGTCGGTAAGGCCACCACGCCTGCGGAGGACGACCGGGCCGACGAGGTCGTGGAAGACATGTCCGACATGGACGGCTTGTTCGACGACGAGGAGCCCGATGCGGCGGCCGGTGACGAGCCCGAGACGGAGGAGGACGACCTGTTCGCCGAGGTGAGCGGCGGGGAGGAGGAGTCCGACGATCTCTTTGCCGACGATGGCGAGGAGGACGATGGCGATCTTTTCGAGGACGCGGACGAAGCCGAGCCCGACGACGGCAATGCGTTGTTCACCGACGCCGACGCGGACGAGGACGAGGACGAGCTTGCGGGCGGACTGGGCGACAGCCTGGAGCTCGACGAGACCCCCGAACCCGCCGGGCGCAAATCCCTGGGCTGCCTGATCGTTCTGCTCGTTCTGGCGGTGGGCGTCGGCGCGGCCATCTATTTCCGGGTCTGGACCATGGCCGGCGTAGACCTGGGCGACATGCTCAAGAACGTGCCCTTCGTGGGCCAGTTGTTCATGGAGGAGACCGGCGGCGGCGAGCAGGCCGCGCCGGGCGAATCTCCGGCCGAGCGCGTGCGCAAGATCGAGCTGAAGAACGTCAAGCAGTATTACGTCAGGAACGAGAAGGTCGGCGACCTGTTCGTGGTCGAGGGCAAGGCGGTCAACACGTTCTCCAAGCCCAAGGAGCGGATCAAGGTCGAGGTCATCCTCTACGATGCGGCCAACAATGTTCTGACCTCCCAGGCGTTCCTGTGCGGCAACGTGCTCTCTCAGTTCCAGCTCCAGGTGCAGACCGAGAAGGAAATCGCCGACGGCCTGGCCTCGGATGTGGGCATCTTGTCCAACAACACCTTCATCCGGCCCGGAGCGTCCACGCCGTTCATGGCCGTGTTCTTCAAACCGCCCGAGGGCGTCAAGGAGTTCATGGTCAAGGTGGTGGACGTGGGCGACCCGAAGTAGGGGCCCCCGTCGGAGGCAAATGGGAAATTCAGCGGGTGGATGCCGATATCCACCCGCCTTTTTTGAGGGCTCGGACAAAAAACGGGATATTTTTCACATAAGGCTTGCTTTTCCCGAATAACAAGCGGAATAACAAGGGGTTATCAGCGTGATCGGGGAGAAGGAAAAGAGCCGTTCTTGCGGAAAAAGACGTTGACGGGAATCGGCGGCGTGTGCTACTTCTCCTCCACTTGTGAAGGATTGCACGAAATGCCGATATCGGGTTTAAACCGCCGCCGGCGCGTGTGGGAAACGGCCTTCACGAGGTGCGAACATGCTCTTTTCAAAAGATGATCGAGTGGTGCAGATCACTCAGCTCGGCGGCACCGCTGGAACGATGGGACTGCATATCGTCTCGGCCACCGTCGTCGGTTTGACCATCGGGTATTTCCTGGACGACTACTTCGGGACCAAGCCCTGGCTGATCATGACCTTCTTCTTTTTGGGGATCGTCGCCGGGTTCAAGATGGTCTTCGAGGATTTCCGGCGTCTCCAGAGGCGTGAAGAGGCAAAAAAAGCAAGTTCTTTGAAACAGGATGGAGAAAAGAGTGCTGGGCAGGATGAACCAAAGGCTTGAGCGGCTGCTCGTCAAAAGCGGCTTCACCAAGCCGGACGTGCGCATCGTTGTCCGCAATCAGATTTATGTGTCGCTGGGGACCTCTCTAGTGATCATGCTGGTAACACTGTTTTCCCGGTGGTCCCTGGCCTATCTGGCGGGGGCGTTGATCGCCCTCATCAACTTCTGGACACTTGCCCGCGTGACCCAGTCGTTGGTGTACGACAGGAAGCGAGGACCATATCTTCTGTTTGTCATATTCATGGGAAAAATGACT
This window harbors:
- a CDS encoding TlpA disulfide reductase family protein, which gives rise to MKKIWLITALALGLLALSACSGESGDDPKTSGAALAPAHGTAASSGSIPFLGESELDQYLKANAGKPTMLFFWATWCPSCKQQIPELAELQKTRGDGINVIALSVDENEDALKRYLDKHPLGVPVYWGDQALARKFRVEAIPTLVIFDKNGKQIFAQAGVFPGSMLGAMADNLNQ
- a CDS encoding N-acetyltransferase gives rise to the protein MIRKARIGDVKAIHGLLMLTDQHDGLVLPRSFSQLYSHLRDFLVALDDDGTVIGCCALNIIWDNLAEIRSLVVMSSHRGKNLGRTLVETCLSEAVTLGIYKVYTLTEVPGFFKKVGFVQEEMDTLNQKIFLDCLNCPRFPDLCNEVAMIINL
- the hpt gene encoding hypoxanthine phosphoribosyltransferase, whose protein sequence is MAHKLTPFLTAEQIAGRNAELGREITASYTGDSPLVCICVLKGAFLFFADIIRRIDRDIEIDFVRLASYGSATARSEDIVFSKDLEISIEGKDVLVIEDIVDTGHSMDFLLHVLRRRNPKSLKICALIDKHERREKAVTVDFAGFKLSDGFIVGYGLDYDERYRELGGIFELSTDS
- a CDS encoding DUF3426 domain-containing protein — translated: MIVTCPNCETNYNLPDEKIPAGGAKVKCSKCAHVFKVELPPPSPEEEFEALLEDETPDAGEAFDETFEDVAAGADAAVGKATTPAEDDRADEVVEDMSDMDGLFDDEEPDAAAGDEPETEEDDLFAEVSGGEEESDDLFADDGEEDDGDLFEDADEAEPDDGNALFTDADADEDEDELAGGLGDSLELDETPEPAGRKSLGCLIVLLVLAVGVGAAIYFRVWTMAGVDLGDMLKNVPFVGQLFMEETGGGEQAAPGESPAERVRKIELKNVKQYYVRNEKVGDLFVVEGKAVNTFSKPKERIKVEVILYDAANNVLTSQAFLCGNVLSQFQLQVQTEKEIADGLASDVGILSNNTFIRPGASTPFMAVFFKPPEGVKEFMVKVVDVGDPK
- a CDS encoding AtpZ/AtpI family protein, yielding MLFSKDDRVVQITQLGGTAGTMGLHIVSATVVGLTIGYFLDDYFGTKPWLIMTFFFLGIVAGFKMVFEDFRRLQRREEAKKASSLKQDGEKSAGQDEPKA
- a CDS encoding ATP synthase subunit I, with the protein product MLGRMNQRLERLLVKSGFTKPDVRIVVRNQIYVSLGTSLVIMLVTLFSRWSLAYLAGALIALINFWTLARVTQSLVYDRKRGPYLLFVIFMGKMTLSGLALWWLIGVERVPHWGLITGLGTVVVNITATGLSQLGKK